From a single Rutidosis leptorrhynchoides isolate AG116_Rl617_1_P2 chromosome 5, CSIRO_AGI_Rlap_v1, whole genome shotgun sequence genomic region:
- the LOC139847010 gene encoding mitogen-activated protein kinase 9-like — MLGKEFFTEYGEASLYEIQEVVGKGSYGVVAAAVDTHTGEKVAIKKINDVFEHVSDATRILREIKLLRLLKHPDIVEIKHIMLPPCRREFKDIYVVFELMESDLDEVIKVNDDLTPEHHQFFLYQLLRALKYIHTAHVFHRDLKPKNILANADCKLKICDFGLARASFDDTPSAIFWTDYVATRWYRAPELCGSFFSKYTPAIDIWSIGCIFAEMLTGKPLFPGRNVVHQLDLVTDLLGSPSAETIARIRNDKARRYLNSMPKKSPIPLSRKFPNADPLALRLLERLLAFDPADRISAEEALADPYFHGLANLETEPSKQPISKLEFEFEKRRLTKNDVRELIYREILEYHPQMLQEYLHGEEHISFMYPSGIDRFKQQFADLEEQEANERRNSPLQRHYTSLPRERICVPIEEAVDEINDFERRTNAAIATTLRSPPRPDRCNNDSKTPKNDKNIPKNNKTRDLSRSSSISTPKYVGACSRICKEKQGDEVNSVLSPKLAALSS; from the exons ATGCTTGGCAAGGAGTTTTTCACCGAGTATGGTGAGGCAAGTTTGTATGAGATACAAGAGGTTGTAGGAAAGGGGAGTTATGGTGTTGTTGCAGCTGCAGTGGATACACACACTGGTGAAAAAGTGGCTATTAAAAAGATAAATGATGTATTTGAGCATGTTTCTGATGCTACTCGAATTCTTAGAGAAATTAAGCTGCTTCGATTGCTTAAACATCCTGACATTGTTGAAATTAAGCATATTATGCTTCCTCCTTGTAGACGAGAGTTTAAAGATATTTATGTTGTGTTTGAGTTGATGGAATCTGATCTTGATGAAGTAATCAAGGTTAATGATGATCTTACTCCTGAACATCATCAGTTTTTCTTGTATCAGCTTCTTCGTGCTTTGAAATATATACATACAG CACATGTATTTCATCGAGATTTGAAGCCGAAAAACATCCTTGCTAATGCAGACTGCAAGTTGAAGATCTGTGATTTTGGCCTAGCTCGTGCATCGTTTGATGATACCCCGTCAGCAATTTTTTGGACT GACTATGTAGCTACTCGATGGTATCGTGCTCCTGAACTTTGTGGTTCATTTTTCTCTAAA TATACTCCTGCAATTGATATATGGAGCATAGGATGTATATTTGCTGAAATGCTAACAGGAAAACCATTGTTTCCTGGAAGAAACGTTGTACACCAATTGGATCTTGTTACTGATTTGCTTGGTTCTCCATCAGCTGAAACAATTGCTAGG ATACGAAATGACAAGGCTAGAAGATATTTAAATAGCATGCCGAAAAAATCCCCAATTCCGTTGTCACGTAAATTCCCTAATGCTGATCCGTTGGCACTTCGTTTACTTGAAAGGTTACTTGCGTTTGATCCCGCGGACCGGATATCGGCTGAAGAG GCCTTGGCAGATCCTTACTTTCACGGTTTAGCGAATTTGGAAACTGAACCATCCAAACAGCCAATTTCAAAACTTGAGTTCGAATTTGAGAAGCGTAGATTAACGAAGAATGATGTTAGAGAGCTAATTTATAGGGAG ATTCTAGAATATCACCCACAAATGCTACAAGAGTACCTTCATGGTGAAGAACACATAAGCTTCATGTATCCGAG TGGAATTGATCGATTTAAGCAGCAATTTGCGGATCTTGAGGAGCAGGAAGCCAATGAGCGAAGAAACTCTCCACTTCAAAGGCACTACACATCATTGCCAAG AGAGCGAATCTGTGTACCCATTGAAGAAGCTGTTGATGAAATCAACGACTTTGAAAGGCGTACAAATGCTGCAATCGCTACCACTCTTAGAAGCCCACCAAGACCAGACAGGTGTAACAACGATTCTAAAACACCCAAAAACGATAAAAATATCCCAAAAAACAATAAAACCCGAGACTTGTCAAGAAGTTCTAGCATTAGTACTCCCAAATATGTAGGAGCTTGCAGCAGGATTTGCAAG GAAAAGCAAGGAGATGAGGTGAACAGTGTTCTATCACCGAAGCTAGCTGCATTGAGTTCTTGA
- the LOC139847768 gene encoding LOW QUALITY PROTEIN: serine carboxypeptidase-like 50 (The sequence of the model RefSeq protein was modified relative to this genomic sequence to represent the inferred CDS: substituted 1 base at 1 genomic stop codon): MLMDLTPVNFHVIFLVIIVVFHHHPPSSATTLPTKSGYLTVNSTTKSAMFYAFYEAQNPNNTSLSDTPLVIWLQGGPGCSSMTGNFYELGPWRVTPSLKHNVEHFILEPNPGSWNRIFGLLFIDNPIGTGFSIATTPDEIPTNQRAVARHLFIAIKKFIALDPLFKSRPIYITGESYAGKYVPSIGYYILKKNLVLPVSERVNLFGLAIXNGLTDPAIQVNTHALHNYNLGLINDKQKTEMEKLQTEAVELVKARNWSDATNARNQVLSYLQTVTGLATLYDFRRQSAYHSDWVEKYLKDPEVKKALGVNESMVFVGCSDVVGAALHDDVMKSVRYMVEYIVKNTKLLLYQGQCDLRDGVVSVESWVKKIKWDGIDKFLDAKREVWNVNNVLAGYVQKFDNLSHVVVLGAGHFVPTDQGVNSQAMIEDWILNKGLFANTRIKNLRVDL; encoded by the coding sequence atGTTAATGGACTTAACACCCGTCAATTTCCATGTCATCTTCCTGGTAATCATCGTCGTATTCCACCACCATCCACCGTCATCAGCCACTACACTCCCCACAAAATCCGGCTACCTCACCGTTAATTCCACCACTAAATCCGCCATGTTCTACGCCTTTTACGAAGCCCAAAACCCCAATAACACCTCACTCTCCGATACCCCACTTGTCATTTGGCTTCAAGGTGGACCTGGTTGTTCATCCATGACCGGAAACTTTTACGAACTTGGTCCATGGCGAGTCACGCCTTCTCTTAAGCATAACGTCGAACACTTCATACTCGAACCCAATCCAGGTTCTTGGAACCGAATATTTGGTCTTCTTTTTATCGATAACCCGATCGGAACCGGGTTTAGTATCGCTACCACGCCTGATGAAATCCCAACAAACCAACGAGCTGTAGCAAGACATCTATTTATTGCGATCAAAAAGTTTATTGCTTTAGACCCATTGTTTAAATCACGCCCAATTTACATTACAGGTGAAAGTTATGCTGGCAAATATGTTCCATCAATTGGGTACTATATCTTAAAAAAGAATCTTGTTTTACCCGTTTCTGAACGGGTCAATTTATTCGGGTTAGCAATTTGAAACGGGTTAACCGATCCAGCTATTCAAGTCAACACTCATGCTTTGCATAACTACAATCTTGGATTAATTAATGACAAACAGAAAACAGAAATGGAAAAACTTCAAACTGAAGCTGTCGAGTTAGTAAAAGCTCGTAATTGGAGTGACGCAACGAATGCGAGAAACCAAGTGTTGAGTTATTTACAAACAGTTACAGGTTTAGCTACTTTGTATGATTTTAGAAGACAAAGTGCTTATCATTCTGATTGGGTGGAAAAGTATTTAAAGGATCCTGAAGTTAAAAAGGCGTTAGGGGTGAACGAATCGATGGTTTTTGTAGGGTGTAGTGATGTGGTTGGAGCAGCATTACATGATGATGTGATGAAAAGTGTAAGGTATATGGTGGAGTATATTGTTAAGAATACGAAGTTATTGTTGTATCAAGGACAGTGTGATTTGAGGGATGGTGTTGTGTCGGTTGAATCGTGGGTGAAGAAGATTAAATGGGACGGAATTGATAAGTTTTTGGATGCGAAAAGAGAGGTTTGGAATGTGAATAATGTGCTTGCAGGGTATGTGCAAAAGTTTGATAATTTGAGTCATGTTGTGGTGTTGGGAGCCGGCCATTTTGTGCCTACTGATCAAGGTGTGAATTCTCAAGCTATGATTGAAGATTGGATTCTTAATAAAGGTTTGTTTGCTAATACACGTATTAAAAACCTACGTGTTGATCTTTGA